A genome region from Brassica oleracea var. oleracea cultivar TO1000 chromosome C2, BOL, whole genome shotgun sequence includes the following:
- the LOC106324316 gene encoding uncharacterized protein LOC106324316, with protein MDKAMLALSLTEDDDAPFNLPDLPQYYATERNANSLIGRLLNPEHQNMANLILEMPRKWQKNNRVRGITLTRERFQFIFNHAHDLEEILEKGFHTFDDWGLAVERWVEHPPPGFLQSVQIWMQIKNIPVNHYTKEAISELGGLIGHVIEVAFDPDKPQRQDYVRVKILLDVSKPLKKSRILNLPGGGKTTILYFYEKVQRRSHQQDLPRNITPSTSSSHQVQVRPILSDTDLLFGVLNENQVGINSSTGRPKINSEVLQEMRNYLLASSNEDRLIREQRVISSVREAEKDPITRKTVLQLETPPSFTTDINKGKGIVFGYDTDSSSTQSTIKDHQGPKLMAEAIQSARKLDHNDLDAFSRLSLPYSSS; from the exons ATGGACAAAGCGATGCTTGCATTATCCCTTACAGAAGATGATGATGCTCCGTTTAACCTTCCGGATCTACCTCAATACTATGCTACTGAAAGGAATGCCAACAGTCTGATTGGCCGTTTACTCAACCCAGAACATCAAAATATGGCAAACTTGATCCTCGAGATGCCGCGCAAATGGCAGAAAAACAATCGGGTCAGAGGTATCACACTTACAAGGGAGAGATTCCAGTTTATCTTCAACCATGCACATGATCTAGAAGAAATTCTAGAAAAAGGTTTTCACACCTTTGATGATTGGGGTTTAGCGGTTGAAAGATGGGTGGAACATCCTCCTCCAGGTTTTCTACAAAGCGTGCAAATCTGGATGCAAATCAAGAACATACCGGTGAATCATTACACAAAAGAAGCTATCTCTGAACTTGGTGGTCTGATCGGCCATGTAATAGAAGTTGCGTTTGATCCTGACAAGCCTCAAAGACAAGATTACGTAAGAGTCAAAATTCTCTTAGACGTCTCCAAGCCACTAAAGAAATCAAGAATCCTGAACCTACCAGGAGGAGGAAAAACTACAATTTTATACTTCTATGAGAAGGTACAGAGGCGAT CTCACCAACAAGATCTTCCTAGGAACATAACTCCATCAACATCATCTTCTCATCAAGTTCAAGTTCGACCAATCTTGTCTGACACAGATCTTCTGTTTGGAGTCTTAAATGAAAACCAAGTCGGGATCAACTCTTCAACAGGCAGGCCAAAGATAAATTCAGAAGTTCTGCAAGAAATGAGAAACTACCTTCTGGCGTCAAGTAATGAAGATAGGTTGATCAGAGAACAAAGAGTGATATCATCAGTTAGAGAAGCAGAAAAGGATCCCATCACTCGGAAGACTGTTTTACAGTTAGAAACTCCTCCAAGCTTCACAACCGATATCAACAAAGGAAAAGGAATTGTCTTTGGTTATGATACTGATTCATCCTCTACTCAGTCTACTATCAAAGATCATCAAGGACCAAAGCTAATGGCTGAAGCAATACAGTCAGCTCGGAAATTAGATCACAATGATCTGGATGCTTTCTCAAGATTATCTCTGCCTTACTCCTCAAGCTAA